One window of the Novosphingobium aureum genome contains the following:
- a CDS encoding TonB-dependent receptor — MAYNGTFARAAFMASASLLGTIAAMPALAQTTAPAADAEARGAAGSGTEILVTARKREERLVDVPISITAFGADDIENKQITDLGDVASLSPNVTFQAVGGRNTPSLFIRGVYSTATVGRLATTAVFQDGIYVLGGIGSVNTADVSSIEVLKGPQNAYFGRNTFAGAINLVTADPADYLTGKFEAEATHRGSFNLTGVIEGPLAGDIIRGRLVASANQKAAMYTANDGGALGEETTKQISGTLVIEPSSSLKVRLRAAYQYDKDGPAQTGYLRGSQYGNDCSNRVITGGDAAGNQTEFAVTMPYFCGSIPGLDELGEGVITSNTSFANAFWDDLGGPGNLYNGLVGNSLGLDSLDRAPKLDRFGMARKMLRLSASVDYEISDYLSTVLNVGYNKNDTIVIQDTDRTDEPNVFAAVPAFYEDFSAELRLQSAADRPLRWMLGGNYYNSDTYANFSGDVTYQVRLRDYFPQSTGPVAFSPQGANSETADVWAVFGSVEYDIFDSLTVSGELRYQYDKSRSPSDPEPAIFKDWLPRFIVKYQPTPDWSMYASYSKGVLPGQFNTQYMNATPEQRAEIETILPGSTEVLPSQQLKNYEVGMKQSLYGGKLQWSLALYLMKWANLPSSSAVTGDTLGNNFTALITSGDATFKGVEFEGTIRPADGLTLGWGISWQQGKYDSYTQGLLASGLVLGLRDFEGKHLPRIPDWTGNVTANYEGTLSSEWDWYAGSEVKYTGSAWDSEANIVKTDSFFRVNSRVGVRKGDLSFELFAKNLFNDNSWDFAVRNVAFGEPGALQHPFNGGYQFMQGLYVGAPDKREIGVRVKQKF; from the coding sequence ATGGCTTATAACGGTACATTCGCGCGCGCTGCATTCATGGCTTCGGCGTCGCTTCTTGGAACGATCGCGGCAATGCCCGCGCTGGCACAGACAACCGCTCCGGCGGCCGATGCCGAGGCGCGCGGCGCAGCTGGCAGCGGGACCGAAATTCTCGTCACCGCGCGCAAGCGCGAGGAACGTCTGGTCGACGTTCCGATCTCGATCACGGCATTCGGCGCGGACGATATCGAGAACAAGCAGATCACCGATCTGGGCGATGTCGCCTCGCTTTCGCCGAACGTGACCTTCCAGGCGGTCGGCGGGCGCAATACGCCTTCGCTGTTCATCCGCGGCGTCTATTCCACCGCAACCGTGGGTCGTCTTGCGACCACCGCGGTGTTCCAGGACGGCATCTACGTCCTTGGCGGGATCGGCTCGGTCAACACGGCCGACGTTTCCAGCATCGAGGTGCTGAAAGGTCCGCAGAACGCCTACTTCGGCCGTAACACCTTCGCCGGCGCGATCAACCTAGTGACCGCCGATCCGGCAGACTACCTCACCGGCAAGTTCGAGGCCGAGGCCACCCATCGCGGTTCGTTCAACCTCACCGGCGTGATCGAGGGTCCGCTTGCGGGCGACATCATCCGCGGCCGCCTCGTCGCCAGCGCCAACCAGAAGGCGGCGATGTACACTGCCAACGATGGTGGCGCGCTCGGCGAGGAGACCACCAAGCAGATCTCGGGAACGCTCGTGATCGAGCCATCGAGTTCGCTCAAGGTGCGCCTGCGCGCGGCCTACCAGTACGACAAGGACGGCCCGGCGCAGACCGGCTACCTGCGCGGCTCGCAGTATGGCAACGACTGCTCGAACCGGGTCATCACCGGCGGCGATGCTGCCGGAAACCAGACCGAATTCGCGGTTACCATGCCCTATTTCTGCGGGTCGATCCCCGGCCTCGACGAACTGGGCGAAGGGGTTATCACCTCGAACACCTCGTTCGCGAACGCCTTCTGGGATGATCTGGGCGGGCCGGGCAACCTGTACAACGGACTGGTGGGCAACAGCCTTGGCCTCGACTCGCTCGACCGCGCGCCCAAGCTCGATCGCTTCGGCATGGCGCGCAAGATGCTGCGCCTCTCGGCCTCGGTCGACTACGAAATCTCCGATTATCTCTCGACCGTGCTCAACGTCGGGTACAACAAAAACGACACGATCGTCATTCAGGACACCGACCGCACCGACGAACCCAACGTCTTCGCGGCGGTCCCGGCCTTCTACGAGGATTTCTCGGCCGAGCTGCGCCTGCAGTCGGCGGCAGACCGTCCGCTGCGCTGGATGCTTGGCGGGAACTACTACAATTCCGATACTTACGCGAACTTCTCGGGTGACGTGACCTATCAGGTTCGACTCCGCGACTACTTCCCGCAGTCGACCGGGCCGGTGGCCTTCAGCCCGCAGGGCGCGAACAGCGAGACCGCCGATGTCTGGGCCGTGTTCGGTTCGGTCGAGTACGATATCTTCGATAGCCTGACTGTCAGTGGCGAACTGCGCTACCAGTACGACAAGTCGCGCAGTCCTTCGGATCCCGAACCGGCGATCTTCAAGGACTGGCTGCCGCGCTTCATCGTCAAGTACCAGCCCACCCCGGACTGGTCGATGTACGCATCGTACTCGAAGGGCGTGCTGCCCGGCCAGTTCAACACCCAGTACATGAACGCGACCCCCGAGCAGCGTGCCGAGATCGAGACGATCCTGCCCGGCTCGACCGAGGTCCTGCCCTCGCAGCAGCTCAAGAACTACGAAGTGGGCATGAAGCAGTCGCTCTATGGCGGCAAGCTGCAGTGGTCGCTCGCGCTCTACCTGATGAAGTGGGCCAACCTGCCGTCCAGCTCGGCGGTTACCGGCGATACGCTGGGCAACAACTTCACCGCGCTGATCACCTCGGGCGATGCCACGTTCAAGGGTGTCGAGTTCGAGGGAACGATCCGCCCCGCCGACGGGCTGACGCTGGGCTGGGGCATTTCCTGGCAGCAGGGCAAGTACGACAGCTATACCCAGGGTCTGCTCGCCTCGGGGCTGGTGCTCGGCCTGCGCGACTTCGAGGGCAAGCACCTGCCGCGCATCCCTGACTGGACCGGTAACGTCACCGCGAACTACGAGGGCACGCTCTCGAGCGAGTGGGACTGGTACGCGGGCAGCGAGGTCAAGTACACCGGCTCGGCTTGGGACAGCGAGGCGAACATCGTCAAGACCGACTCGTTCTTCCGCGTCAATTCGCGCGTCGGCGTGCGCAAGGGCGACCTTTCCTTCGAGCTCTTCGCCAAGAACCTGTTCAACGACAACTCCTGGGACTTCGCCGTGCGCAACGTCGCCTTCGGCGAGCCGGGCGCGCTGCAGCACCCGTTCAACGGCGGCTACCAGTTCATGCAGGGTCTCTATGTCGGCGCTCCCGACAAGCGCGAGATCGGCGTGCGCGTGAAGCAGAAGTTCTGA
- a CDS encoding M24 family metallopeptidase, translating into MERRQFLGAAGLTAAAAITGTGAGASALAASAATAGGGEGGKVKTITPPERQVPMDVGPRIPMNKDRASAILKRYGVDGLISLQPYNTYYITNTVPVVVAFNTDVPAFGVFGGETQQSFYVGSNGSLWDRVRNDREVPDALTFTGPANARDYFNATPEQMKVEPKAFTGGYGIKPEGPYTAYEQMWKEQQETYNPNSAPSREWALVKAIREAGLEGKTIAVDDMRIAYMLQTIGYDKATIVPRGEDIFRAIRLIKSPYEIEMMRIAQTSTQQGVMAAARQLEAGMTYDDFRRAFNVECARQGTDPSFLLFGVAQGMLPDPTVREGKVYMIDSSAKFRQYMGDFARTLAVGEPPAEAMAKHKAQQAARSEAFDKIKPGVPFATIEKVARETWVKSGMPEHAIASCYIHSVGLQHDDQPKRLDSPYPMREDFILEKGMVLTLDLPWMEVGGSAGHNEDMILVTETGYELLNDPSEPLIVV; encoded by the coding sequence ATGGAAAGACGTCAATTCCTCGGAGCGGCGGGCCTGACCGCCGCCGCGGCGATCACCGGAACGGGGGCAGGGGCTTCGGCCCTTGCCGCCAGCGCCGCCACCGCTGGTGGAGGTGAAGGGGGCAAGGTCAAGACGATCACCCCGCCCGAGCGGCAGGTGCCGATGGACGTCGGGCCCAGGATTCCGATGAACAAGGACCGCGCCTCCGCGATCCTCAAGCGTTACGGGGTCGACGGGCTGATCTCGCTGCAGCCTTACAATACCTACTACATCACCAATACGGTGCCGGTGGTGGTGGCGTTCAACACCGACGTGCCCGCCTTCGGCGTGTTCGGCGGCGAGACGCAGCAGTCGTTCTATGTCGGCTCGAACGGCAGCCTGTGGGACCGGGTGCGCAACGACCGCGAGGTCCCCGATGCGCTGACCTTCACCGGTCCGGCCAATGCGCGCGACTACTTCAATGCAACGCCCGAGCAGATGAAGGTCGAGCCGAAGGCCTTCACCGGCGGCTACGGCATCAAGCCCGAAGGCCCCTACACGGCCTACGAGCAGATGTGGAAGGAGCAGCAGGAGACCTACAACCCCAATTCCGCGCCGAGCCGCGAATGGGCGCTGGTCAAGGCGATCCGCGAGGCCGGGCTGGAAGGCAAGACGATCGCGGTCGACGACATGCGCATCGCCTACATGCTCCAGACCATCGGCTACGACAAGGCGACCATCGTGCCACGCGGCGAGGACATCTTTCGCGCCATTCGCCTGATCAAGAGCCCCTACGAGATCGAGATGATGCGCATTGCGCAGACTTCGACCCAACAAGGCGTGATGGCGGCGGCGCGCCAGCTCGAGGCAGGCATGACCTACGACGATTTCCGTCGTGCCTTCAATGTCGAGTGCGCGCGCCAGGGCACCGATCCCAGCTTCCTGCTGTTCGGCGTGGCCCAGGGCATGTTGCCCGATCCCACGGTGCGCGAGGGCAAGGTCTACATGATCGACAGCTCGGCCAAGTTCCGCCAGTACATGGGCGACTTCGCGCGTACGCTCGCGGTCGGCGAGCCGCCCGCCGAGGCCATGGCCAAGCACAAGGCGCAGCAGGCCGCGCGCTCGGAGGCCTTCGACAAGATCAAGCCGGGCGTGCCTTTCGCCACGATCGAGAAGGTCGCGCGCGAGACCTGGGTCAAGTCGGGCATGCCCGAACATGCCATCGCCAGCTGCTACATCCACTCGGTCGGCCTGCAGCACGACGACCAGCCCAAGCGGCTCGACAGCCCCTATCCCATGCGCGAGGACTTCATCCTCGAGAAGGGCATGGTCCTCACGCTCGACCTGCCGTGGATGGAGGTCGGCGGCAGCGCCGGTCACAACGAGGACATGATCCTCGTCACCGAGACCGGGTACGAGCTGCTCAACGATCCTTCCGAACCGCTGATCGTGGTCTGA
- a CDS encoding M24 family metallopeptidase gives MQRREILTGAGAGLIGAAALSAGGARAAEPAAKPGTTPATRAMPDRLPGDGKRPLPVNKPRAYEILDRLGIDGLIALRPQNVYYLTNTWPVTTQFGGEIPALATFSRDPNQPDFFIGTTGSGWEFFNGDREVCDFMPFSGVANWRDYMAADAQQLAIEPQSVSGLMNNGGFAVKPKGEFADREKVWRHVQESYNPSAAPSIEWALVKALKESGLRGKKVAVDDMRIAFMLQTIGFEDITILPYGDNVFLEIRMIKQAHEIELMRKAQLASQWAARAAAHSLEPGMTYEDARVRFAAEAARHGAEVAFLLLGVTQGLLPDGVVREGRSYMIDCGAYYRHYMGDFARTVSIGEPSAALKTRFKAQQIGRAAAYEKIKPGVKFSEIQTTAREAMVKAGMPSDVVAACLLHSVGLQHGDQPYRSDTMPYHIGGDWVLEKGMAVTLDLPFLEIGWGAGHNEDLLLITDNGYELMNSADEPLIVV, from the coding sequence ATGCAACGTCGCGAAATCCTCACCGGGGCCGGTGCCGGCCTGATCGGCGCCGCCGCCCTTTCGGCAGGTGGCGCGCGCGCCGCCGAACCAGCCGCGAAGCCCGGCACCACGCCGGCGACCCGCGCCATGCCCGACCGCCTGCCGGGCGATGGCAAGCGCCCGCTGCCGGTCAACAAGCCGCGCGCCTACGAGATCCTCGACCGTCTCGGCATCGACGGGCTGATCGCGCTGCGCCCGCAGAACGTCTATTACCTGACCAACACCTGGCCGGTGACGACCCAGTTCGGGGGCGAGATCCCCGCACTGGCGACGTTCTCGCGCGATCCCAACCAGCCAGACTTCTTCATCGGCACGACGGGCAGCGGCTGGGAATTCTTCAACGGCGACCGCGAGGTCTGCGATTTCATGCCCTTCTCGGGGGTCGCCAACTGGCGCGATTACATGGCCGCCGACGCGCAGCAGCTCGCCATCGAGCCGCAGTCGGTCTCGGGGCTGATGAACAACGGCGGCTTCGCGGTGAAGCCCAAGGGTGAATTCGCCGACCGCGAGAAGGTCTGGCGCCACGTCCAGGAATCCTACAACCCTTCGGCGGCGCCCTCGATCGAGTGGGCGCTGGTCAAGGCGCTCAAGGAATCGGGGCTCCGGGGCAAGAAGGTCGCGGTTGACGACATGCGCATTGCCTTCATGCTGCAGACCATCGGCTTCGAGGACATCACGATCCTGCCTTACGGCGACAACGTGTTCCTCGAAATCCGCATGATCAAGCAGGCCCACGAGATCGAGCTGATGCGCAAGGCGCAGCTCGCCAGCCAGTGGGCGGCACGCGCGGCGGCGCATTCGCTCGAGCCGGGCATGACCTACGAGGACGCGCGGGTCCGCTTTGCTGCCGAGGCCGCGCGCCATGGCGCGGAAGTGGCGTTCCTGCTGCTTGGCGTGACGCAGGGGCTGCTGCCCGACGGCGTCGTGCGCGAGGGGCGCAGCTACATGATCGACTGCGGGGCCTATTACCGTCACTACATGGGCGACTTTGCGCGCACGGTTTCGATCGGCGAGCCCAGCGCGGCGCTCAAGACGCGCTTCAAGGCGCAGCAGATCGGGCGCGCGGCGGCCTACGAGAAGATCAAGCCGGGGGTGAAGTTCTCCGAGATCCAGACCACCGCGCGCGAAGCCATGGTCAAGGCGGGCATGCCCTCCGACGTCGTGGCGGCGTGTCTGCTGCACTCGGTCGGCCTGCAGCACGGCGACCAGCCCTATCGTTCGGACACGATGCCTTACCACATCGGCGGCGACTGGGTGCTCGAGAAGGGCATGGCGGTCACGCTCGACCTGCCGTTCCTCGAGATCGGCTGGGGCGCAGGGCATAACGAGGACCTTCTGCTGATCACCGACAACGGCTATGAGCTGATGAATTCTGCGGATGAGCCTCTGATCGTTGTCTGA
- a CDS encoding SDR family NAD(P)-dependent oxidoreductase, whose product MLGGCGGIGRVLVDRALACGLEVTVLDIAASVAAHPRDDARLIPVDFDDEAAMGATFAEIAGGQGGRIDALVSLIGFTNDPAPVGEVPLGQWDAVQQGNLRAVFVACRAALPWLEASGAGSIVLVSSGQGVRPVPGFAPYGVAKAGLIALGRSLALEHAPVVRTNMVAPGAVRTAFLAGGTGREARAGASIEDKASRYGAAIPMGRIAEPLDVVDPVLFLLGPGARFINGETLHVNGGGLMT is encoded by the coding sequence GTGCTCGGCGGATGCGGGGGGATCGGGCGCGTGCTCGTCGATCGCGCGCTGGCCTGCGGGCTGGAGGTCACCGTCCTCGACATCGCCGCCAGCGTCGCCGCGCATCCGCGCGACGATGCGCGGCTGATCCCGGTGGATTTCGACGACGAGGCGGCGATGGGCGCCACCTTCGCCGAGATCGCCGGCGGGCAAGGCGGCAGGATCGACGCGCTCGTCAGCCTGATCGGCTTCACCAACGATCCCGCGCCGGTCGGCGAGGTTCCGCTCGGGCAGTGGGACGCGGTGCAGCAAGGCAATTTGCGCGCGGTTTTCGTGGCTTGCCGCGCCGCGCTGCCCTGGCTGGAGGCGAGCGGAGCGGGATCGATCGTGCTGGTCTCCTCGGGACAGGGCGTGCGCCCGGTCCCGGGCTTCGCGCCTTACGGTGTCGCCAAGGCCGGTCTGATCGCGCTTGGCCGGTCGCTTGCGCTCGAACACGCGCCCGTCGTGCGGACCAACATGGTCGCACCGGGTGCAGTCAGGACGGCATTTCTTGCGGGCGGAACAGGCCGCGAGGCGCGTGCGGGGGCCTCGATCGAGGACAAGGCGAGCCGCTATGGCGCCGCGATCCCGATGGGGCGGATCGCCGAGCCGCTCGACGTGGTCGACCCGGTGCTGTTCCTGCTCGGGCCCGGCGCGCGCTTCATCAATGGCGAGACCCTCCACGTCAACGGCGGTGGATTGATGACCTGA
- a CDS encoding thiamine pyrophosphate-binding protein — protein sequence MAHGRKAAARTIGADALAEFLLAQDIRTVFSLAGASFTYLLRALEQRGIAVIPTRHESATVAAADGYARVTGKLGVALIIADQGVPNAIGGLTSAFYASSPVMVLAARLPLAWEEAEGEVDHDANQLVRPVTKWARNVPDASRLLEYCQAAAKRALYGRPGPVVLSFEQDILADELAGDGPAAQPLPAECKPALATSTCAALDALLAGAQRPLIVAGSEATRDGAGPALRALAERGIPVLGNGLGRGLVPEDRIRGFSWPYAQIAACKADLVLFLGARTTRRVGFGLPPRLAPDARVVQIDSSAEFLHRNRIADLAAQADIAQAASQIEALCAQGNRQWSGQWLNEALEERRTALGALAARDAGPIHPLETVAALVRHTPEDAIVIGDGADIQNWAYGLQTIHTAPGFIEHYPLGSMGIGLPMALGAAAAAREMAGEGPARPVVMLTGDGSFGFYPAELQSAAQAGLKFTVVIANDAAWGTELHGQKVVTGAAYNTALTPARYERVAQAFDLDGYHVERREDLEGAISAAMASPGTAVVNVMIDDEAGMALKRDPRVNMILFSEVTEGIRTLSQGSEAD from the coding sequence ATGGCACACGGACGCAAGGCCGCAGCTCGAACGATCGGGGCGGATGCTCTGGCCGAGTTCCTGCTGGCGCAAGACATTCGTACCGTCTTCTCGCTGGCCGGAGCTTCCTTCACCTACCTGCTGCGCGCGCTGGAGCAGCGCGGGATCGCGGTGATCCCGACAAGGCACGAGAGCGCGACGGTCGCGGCGGCAGACGGCTATGCCCGCGTCACCGGCAAGCTGGGCGTGGCACTCATCATCGCCGACCAGGGCGTGCCCAATGCCATCGGCGGGTTGACCAGCGCCTTCTATGCCTCCTCGCCGGTTATGGTCCTCGCCGCGCGCCTGCCGCTCGCCTGGGAAGAGGCCGAGGGCGAAGTCGACCACGATGCCAACCAGCTGGTCCGGCCCGTCACCAAGTGGGCGCGCAACGTGCCCGATGCCAGCCGCCTGCTCGAATATTGCCAGGCCGCCGCCAAGCGCGCGCTCTACGGGCGTCCGGGTCCGGTGGTGCTCTCGTTCGAGCAGGACATCCTGGCCGATGAACTAGCCGGGGATGGCCCCGCGGCACAGCCCCTCCCGGCCGAGTGCAAGCCGGCGCTGGCGACAAGCACATGCGCCGCGCTCGACGCCCTTCTCGCCGGCGCGCAGCGTCCGCTGATCGTCGCGGGCAGCGAGGCGACGCGCGACGGGGCAGGTCCCGCGCTGCGCGCGCTGGCCGAGCGCGGCATCCCGGTGCTGGGCAACGGGCTTGGCCGCGGGCTCGTGCCCGAGGACCGCATTCGCGGCTTCTCCTGGCCCTATGCGCAGATCGCCGCGTGCAAGGCCGACCTCGTGCTGTTCCTCGGCGCGCGCACCACGCGCCGCGTCGGATTTGGCCTGCCGCCCCGCCTCGCACCCGATGCGCGCGTCGTGCAGATCGACTCGAGCGCCGAATTCCTGCACCGCAACCGCATCGCCGACCTGGCCGCACAGGCCGACATCGCGCAGGCCGCGAGCCAGATCGAGGCACTTTGCGCGCAAGGCAACCGGCAGTGGTCGGGGCAGTGGCTGAACGAAGCGCTGGAGGAGCGGCGCACCGCGCTCGGCGCCCTTGCCGCACGCGATGCCGGGCCGATCCATCCGCTCGAAACGGTCGCGGCGCTGGTGCGCCACACGCCCGAGGATGCCATCGTCATCGGCGACGGCGCCGACATCCAGAACTGGGCCTATGGCCTTCAGACCATCCACACCGCGCCGGGCTTCATCGAGCACTACCCGCTCGGCTCGATGGGCATCGGCCTGCCGATGGCGCTGGGTGCCGCCGCCGCCGCGCGCGAGATGGCAGGCGAGGGCCCTGCCCGTCCGGTGGTCATGCTCACCGGCGACGGTTCCTTCGGCTTCTACCCCGCCGAACTGCAGAGCGCGGCGCAGGCCGGGCTCAAGTTCACCGTGGTCATCGCCAACGACGCGGCCTGGGGGACCGAGCTGCACGGGCAGAAAGTTGTCACCGGAGCGGCCTACAACACCGCCCTCACCCCGGCGCGCTACGAACGCGTGGCGCAGGCCTTCGACCTGGACGGCTACCATGTCGAACGGCGCGAAGACCTCGAGGGCGCAATCAGCGCGGCCATGGCAAGTCCGGGCACCGCGGTCGTCAACGTCATGATCGACGACGAGGCAGGCATGGCGCTCAAGCGCGACCCGCGCGTCAACATGATCCTGTTCAGCGAAGTGACCGAGGGCATCCGCACGCTCTCGCAGGGCAGCGAGGCGGACTGA
- a CDS encoding MFS transporter, translating to MIRQDGIGQGGASWTMAFVLSAGYVVSFVDRQVLNLLLEQVRIDLAISDVQASLLVGAAFALFYVGAGLPLGVLADRVNRTRLITACLVVWSFMTAACGMAGSFAQLFLARMGVGIGEAGYSPAAVSMIGDQYTRERRSRAMGIYTAAIPLGMGLALIGGGALMQVAPTIAEAFAPVLGPIRPWQVVFVLVALPGLLLAPLIFMLREPPRQGSGERSDGALPRGGVAGYIWARRGTYAPLMCGLSALTVLGIGYGAWIPTLLIRTHGWSVTTIGLCYGLVALICGPLGAYLGGLACDRLLAAGHRDAHWRVLMVCIPMLALCYAIAPLMPSGWLTLAVLVPGTMAGAAPAAAAHAAFVYLTAPHFRARVFATYNFVQNALGLTLGPTLVAILTDYVFLDPAHLRYSMTTVAILAGVAGTVLIALSGGGFRADHPDIDAEPAPLPA from the coding sequence ATGATACGGCAGGACGGGATCGGGCAGGGCGGCGCATCGTGGACGATGGCCTTCGTGCTCTCTGCGGGCTACGTGGTCTCGTTCGTCGACCGGCAGGTGCTCAACCTGTTGCTCGAACAGGTGCGCATCGACCTCGCCATTTCGGACGTTCAGGCGAGCCTTCTCGTCGGCGCCGCCTTCGCGCTGTTCTACGTGGGCGCCGGGCTGCCGCTGGGTGTCCTCGCTGACCGTGTCAACCGCACCCGGCTGATCACTGCCTGCCTCGTGGTCTGGTCGTTCATGACCGCGGCCTGCGGGATGGCGGGCAGTTTCGCGCAGCTCTTCCTCGCGCGCATGGGCGTGGGCATCGGCGAGGCGGGCTATTCGCCCGCAGCGGTCTCGATGATCGGCGACCAGTACACGCGCGAGCGACGCAGCCGCGCCATGGGCATCTACACTGCGGCGATCCCGCTTGGCATGGGTCTGGCGCTGATCGGCGGCGGCGCACTCATGCAGGTCGCGCCGACGATCGCCGAGGCGTTCGCGCCCGTGCTCGGACCGATCCGCCCATGGCAGGTGGTCTTCGTGCTCGTCGCGCTTCCCGGACTCTTGCTCGCCCCGCTGATCTTCATGCTGCGCGAGCCGCCCCGGCAGGGTTCCGGCGAGCGCTCGGACGGCGCCTTGCCGCGCGGCGGCGTGGCCGGGTACATCTGGGCGCGGCGCGGGACATATGCGCCGCTCATGTGCGGACTTTCCGCGCTGACCGTGCTGGGCATCGGCTACGGAGCCTGGATCCCGACGCTGCTCATCCGCACCCATGGCTGGAGCGTGACCACCATCGGGCTGTGCTATGGTCTGGTCGCGCTCATCTGCGGGCCGCTCGGCGCCTACCTTGGTGGACTGGCCTGCGACCGGCTGCTCGCCGCCGGACACCGCGATGCGCACTGGCGCGTGCTGATGGTGTGCATCCCGATGCTCGCGCTGTGCTACGCGATCGCACCGCTGATGCCGAGCGGATGGCTGACGCTGGCCGTGCTGGTGCCCGGCACGATGGCCGGCGCCGCACCCGCCGCGGCCGCCCATGCCGCCTTCGTCTACCTGACCGCCCCGCATTTCCGTGCGCGGGTCTTTGCGACCTACAACTTCGTCCAGAACGCACTCGGCCTGACACTCGGGCCGACGCTGGTCGCGATCCTGACCGACTACGTGTTCCTCGATCCTGCGCACCTGCGCTATTCGATGACCACGGTCGCCATCCTCGCGGGCGTGGCGGGCACCGTGCTCATCGCGCTCTCGGGCGGGGGCTTTCGTGCCGATCATCCCGATATCGACGCCGAGCCCGCGCCGCTTCCCGCCTGA
- a CDS encoding aldehyde dehydrogenase family protein, translated as MARLYEPDSIAVSAAHWIDGEIVEAGGASATRLEVVRPSDGKVHAQLPLADADTVDRAVLAARRAAPAWAALKPRERGRLLIRFGELVSAHAEEIGRLESVVSSRVQAEAGPIDVGTAAEYLRFYGEYCDKLEGTITASGREAFSLVAREPHGVVAIITPWNFPVILSTWKVAPALAAGNTVVLKPSEMTPFSMVRIAQLAIEAGIPAGVFNVVQGDGPVTGKALTTHPDVDYVTFTGSSQVGGRIMADIGASGIKPVALELGGKGAQLVFADCGPLDTVADHVTWGVTRNAGQLCYAGSRLVVHEAIADELVERVRTRMLALRPGATWDDATTLAPIISRKQVERMTGIVERALAAGAECLTGGEAFEQEGGQFFAPTMLAGVRPGMEACDEEIFGPVLTVETFADEEEGIALARAGRYGLSASVFSRDIERALAASRRLDAGTVWVNRWGRTAEMMTAPFGGFGRSGFGKEAGRQGIEGFSRQKAIWIDFAKTPDLAHSNDPRA; from the coding sequence GTGGCAAGACTTTACGAGCCCGACAGCATCGCGGTGAGCGCCGCGCACTGGATCGACGGTGAAATCGTCGAAGCAGGGGGGGCAAGCGCCACGAGGCTCGAGGTCGTGCGGCCCTCGGACGGCAAGGTCCATGCGCAGCTCCCGCTCGCCGATGCCGACACGGTCGATCGCGCCGTGCTTGCGGCACGCCGCGCCGCACCTGCATGGGCTGCGCTCAAGCCGCGCGAGCGCGGGCGCCTCTTGATCCGCTTCGGCGAACTGGTCTCGGCCCATGCCGAGGAGATCGGTCGTCTGGAATCGGTCGTATCCTCGCGCGTGCAGGCCGAAGCAGGCCCGATCGACGTCGGCACTGCAGCGGAATACCTGCGCTTCTACGGCGAGTACTGCGACAAGCTCGAAGGCACGATCACCGCATCGGGACGCGAGGCCTTTTCGCTGGTGGCGCGCGAGCCGCACGGCGTGGTCGCGATCATCACGCCCTGGAATTTCCCGGTGATCCTCTCGACCTGGAAGGTCGCTCCCGCGCTTGCGGCAGGCAATACGGTGGTGCTCAAGCCCTCCGAGATGACGCCCTTCTCGATGGTGCGCATCGCCCAGCTCGCCATCGAGGCGGGCATTCCGGCGGGCGTGTTCAACGTCGTCCAGGGCGATGGACCGGTTACCGGCAAGGCCCTGACCACGCACCCCGACGTCGACTACGTGACCTTTACCGGGTCGAGCCAGGTCGGCGGGCGGATCATGGCCGACATCGGCGCGAGCGGGATCAAGCCGGTCGCGCTCGAACTGGGCGGCAAGGGCGCGCAGCTGGTCTTCGCCGACTGCGGTCCGCTCGACACGGTCGCCGATCACGTGACCTGGGGCGTGACCCGCAACGCTGGCCAGCTGTGCTACGCAGGATCGCGGCTCGTGGTCCACGAGGCAATCGCGGACGAACTCGTCGAGCGCGTGCGCACGCGCATGCTCGCGCTCAGGCCCGGGGCGACATGGGACGATGCGACCACGCTCGCGCCGATCATCTCGCGCAAGCAGGTCGAGCGCATGACCGGCATCGTCGAGCGCGCGCTCGCTGCAGGGGCCGAATGTCTCACCGGCGGCGAGGCCTTCGAGCAGGAGGGCGGCCAGTTCTTCGCCCCGACCATGCTCGCCGGGGTGCGCCCCGGCATGGAGGCCTGCGACGAGGAGATCTTCGGTCCGGTGCTGACCGTCGAGACCTTCGCTGACGAGGAAGAGGGCATCGCGCTTGCCCGTGCCGGGCGCTACGGGTTGAGCGCCTCTGTCTTCTCGCGCGATATCGAGCGCGCGCTCGCCGCATCGCGCCGGCTCGACGCAGGCACGGTCTGGGTCAACCGCTGGGGGCGCACTGCCGAGATGATGACCGCGCCTTTCGGCGGGTTCGGACGTTCGGGCTTCGGCAAGGAGGCCGGGCGGCAGGGGATCGAGGGCTTCAGCCGCCAGAAGGCGATCTGGATCGACTTCGCCAAGACCCCCGACCTCGCGCACAGCAACGATCCGCGCGCATGA